In Streptomyces liangshanensis, the DNA window GCTGGAGGAACCGGTCTCGGCGAGGTTGTCACCGGCCGGGCTCGGCTGCGACGAGGGAACCGTCGCCGGCGAAGAGCTGGTGGGCTCCTCGGTCGGGGTCGGGGTCGACGTGCCGGGCGCCGTGGTGCTCGGAGTCGCCGAGGGCGTCTCCGTCGCCGGCGGCGTGCTCGGGGCCGAAGTCGACGGCGAGGGGGTGGGCTCCTCGTCGCCGGGGCAGACCTCGGAGGTCTTCTTCTGGTCGACGTTGTACTGACCACCGTCGGCGGCGGTCACCACGAGGTGCAGCTCAACAGGCTTGGAGTGCTTGGCGATCTCCAGGGTCTTGTTGAACTTGTCGCCGAACTTCTCGTTGATGAGCGACGCGCCGTCCGCGGTGAGGGACACCGAGTTGACGGGGTTGTCGCCGTGGCCGTAGGCCTTCAGGTCCACGGTGACCGACGAGCAGCTGACGGTCCAGTTCGGCGTGTGCGCGGACGCCGTGCCGGCCGAGAGACCGACTCCCAGCACACCCGCTGCCGCGACCGCTATGAGTGCGCCGGGGCGCCTCAACGATCTGTTGAATACAGTCACAGAATCCTCCGCGATAACCGCGCCGTCCATATTGACGGCGCGCGCGCACAGTACCGCCATCAACCCGGAGGTTCTCAACCGCCCCACCCAACTCTCCGCCTCCGCGCGCCTCGTGCGGGAGGTAGAACGGTGTAGGGGCCCCATAAAGACGCCGGACCCGACCGCGGCCCGGACAGGCGGACAAACCGGCGTCCCGGCGCGCGCGGCTGGCATATTCGCGCCGTTACCCCTGATGGAGCCCATGAGCACCGGGATCCACGGGTCGGGCGGACCGCTTTCCTTCCCTCAAATAACGCTGATCCTTGGGAGTTTAAGTAAAGATTTCGTCAACAAAGGTGCGCCGGTTTCGCGTTGGCGTGATTAGGGACGATTTGTGCGCCGCCGTCGCGGCGTGTTGTCCCTGACCCACTGGCGGGCCGCGGCGAGTCGCGGATGGCGCTCCCGCTGCTCCCGCGAGGCCCGGTCCAGCTCCTCCATCAGCCGCTGCGACCGGTTCTGTATGTCCAGTTCGTCCAGGATGCGATCAATCTCGGTCAGGAGGGCACCGTGGAGCTGCCATTGCCGCGGATGCCGCTGAACGCCCGTCAGCAGGAGCTGCGCCACCTGCTCCCGGCTCAGGGCCGCCGCCGCGAGATCCTCCGCCAGCCGGTTCTCCGCCATCTCGGCGCTCCTGCTCACCTGCGTGGTGACCAGCACGGCGAAACTGACCACGGCGTCCGCGACATGGCCGAGCAGTTCCTGGAGCTCCGACCCCACGTCGGGAGCGAACAGGGGCTCCTCCGTACGGTTCTTGGCCAGATCGGTCATCGTCCTGGCCAGCACCCGCAGGACCACCGTGCAGATCTCCAGCGTGTCGAGCCCCGTACGGAGCACGACCCGGTTGAGCAGCCCCTCCTTGACCCGCGGGTTGAGCCGCAAACTGTCCTCCGCCTGGCGCAGCGCCGCGTCCACCTCGCTGATGTCGTGGTCGAGGCGCCGCGCCTCGTGCAGCCGCGCCGCGGCCCGCGCCACCGGGGTCGGCGCCGTCAGGCCCTCCCCGACGGCCAGCATCAGCTGGCGCAGCCTGCGGGCCAGGCCCTCGATGGA includes these proteins:
- a CDS encoding LAETG motif-containing sortase-dependent surface protein — encoded protein: MTVFNRSLRRPGALIAVAAAGVLGVGLSAGTASAHTPNWTVSCSSVTVDLKAYGHGDNPVNSVSLTADGASLINEKFGDKFNKTLEIAKHSKPVELHLVVTAADGGQYNVDQKKTSEVCPGDEEPTPSPSTSAPSTPPATETPSATPSTTAPGTSTPTPTEEPTSSSPATVPSSQPSPAGDNLAETGSSSSTPIIAGAAAVVLVAGAGIMWAARKRRTAQG
- a CDS encoding FUSC family protein; translation: MPDVRNTVRAPVAELVKRRREPAVVQTLRSTVAATISYVVALRLSSEAAPLTAPLTALLVVQVTLFSTLTTGVRRVNAVVAGVLVAIGFSALVGLTWWSLGLIILASLGVGRVVRAGEFVPEVAISAMLVLGVTQVASTAWDRVLETLIGAVVGLLFNVLFVPPVWVANAGESIEGLARRLRQLMLAVGEGLTAPTPVARAAARLHEARRLDHDISEVDAALRQAEDSLRLNPRVKEGLLNRVVLRTGLDTLEICTVVLRVLARTMTDLAKNRTEEPLFAPDVGSELQELLGHVADAVVSFAVLVTTQVSRSAEMAENRLAEDLAAAALSREQVAQLLLTGVQRHPRQWQLHGALLTEIDRILDELDIQNRSQRLMEELDRASREQRERHPRLAAARQWVRDNTPRRRRTNRP